One Nicotiana sylvestris chromosome 12, ASM39365v2, whole genome shotgun sequence genomic window carries:
- the LOC104212543 gene encoding uncharacterized protein has protein sequence MVIAWITNSLSTDIATSVLKYNTARKIWLDINKRFGQSNGSKFIQIQREIGTISQGTLDIASYFTRLLSLWDEMSTAYVDPVCSCGALPKFIEELKLFWFLAGLNESYSTIKSNILMMSPLPTISGAYSMLQHDEKQRESSHIPCFSNESVSFSASSTPSDNQKSFNQRVQFELRNPGQGVGVSCKYCKKSGHTIEKCYKLHGFSPDFKFTRSKRSAPCVYANTSSIESSVQAPLSQPGTSSTHGLSQKQY, from the coding sequence ATGGTGATCGCTTGGATCACCAATTCTCTCTCTACGGATATTGCTACCAGTGTATTGAAGTACAACACTGCTAGGAAAATCTGGTTAGATATAAATAAAAGATTTGGACAGTCTAATGGGTCTAAATTCATCCAGATTCAGAGGGAAATTGGAACTATCTCTCAAGGGACTTTAGATATTGCATCTTATTTTACTAGGTTGTTAAGTCTTTGGGATGAAATGAGTACTGCATATGTGGATCCTGTTTGTTCTTGTGGTGCTTTACCCAAATTCATTGAAGAACTCAAGCTCTTTTGGTTCTTAGCTGGCCTTAATGAATCTTACTCTACAATTAAGAGTAACATTCTTATGATGTCTCCACTCCCTACTATTAGTGGAGCTTATTCTATGTTACAACATGATGAGAAACAGAGGGAATCTTCTCACATACCATGCTTCTCCAATGAGTCAGTCTCTTTCTCTGCATCTTCTACACCTTCTGATAATCAGAAAAGTTTTAATCAAAGGGTTCAGTTTGAGTTAAGAAATCCCGGGCAAGGTGTGGGGGTTTCATGCAAGTATTGTAAAAAGTCAGGGCATACCATTGAGAAGTGCTACAAGCTGCATGGATTCTCTCCTGATTTCAAGTTCACACGGTCTAAAAGGTCTGCCCCATGTGTTTATGCTAACACTTCATCCATTGAATCTTCAGTTCAAGCTCCCCTTTCCCAACCTGGGACTTCATCTACTCATGGTTTAAGCCAGAAGCAATATTAA
- the LOC104212542 gene encoding IQ domain-containing protein IQM3-like, producing MNSPSPPINSILDTSSADNNGRKCQWPDSVVGGGIPVDKTTTQAAMTVQKVYRSYRTRRMLADSALVAEELWWQAIDYARLNHSTISFFNFPTPETAASRWNRITLNASKVGKGLSRDGKAQKLAFQHWIEAIDPRHRYGHSLHMYYEEWCKTDAGQPFFYWLDLGDGKKVDLKECPRSKLQKQCIKYLGPQEREHYEYIVAEGKIVHKQTGNHLDTTNGLPEAKWIFVMSTSKKLYAGEKKRGIFHHSSFLAGGATLAAGRLGVTDGILKSISAYSGHYRPNDDSLDSLLSFLKENGVNLDEVKIRKVKEDDESNVEGQSYESHSVSELSTVSYSPLQVDDPMEEEKDLSSELMRSPRAQETSSYKRTLSGGLESPRAEVPTTAILQRINSKKSAKSYQLGHQLSLAWSTGAGPRIGCIADYPAELRQQALELTNLSPRPCSASSTPRPIDDIVSPTCPSPVLCNGDVTRT from the exons ATGAACTCCCCGTCTCCTCCTATTAACTCCATTTTAGACACGTCGTCCGCTGATAATAATGGCCGGAAATGCCAGTGGCCTGACTCCGTCGTCGGAGGTGGGATTCCAGTGGATAAGACGACGACGCAAGCGGCTATGACAGTGCAGAAGGTTTACAGGAGTTATCGCACCCGGCGCATGTTAGCAGACTCTGCTTTGGTTGCTGAAGAGCTCTG GTGGCAAGCGATAGATTATGCTCGATTAAACCACAGTACAATTTCTTTCTTCAATTTTCCGACACCGGAGACGGCGGCTTCTCGGTGGAATCGCATCACTTTAAATGCTTCCAAG GTTGGAAAGGGATTATCCAGAGATGGAAAAGCTCAGAAATTAGCTTTTCAGCACTGGATTGAGGCT ATTGACCCACGCCACCGATATGGACATAGCTTGCATATGTACTATGAGGAGTGGTGTAAAACTGATGCTGGTCAGCCCTTCTTCTATTG GTTGGATCTTGGAGATGGCAAAAAGGTTGATCTCAAAGAATGTCCAAGATCAAagcttcagaaacagtgtattaaGTATCTTGGACCA CAAGAGAGAGAACATTATGAATATATAGTGGCTGAAGGGAAAATTGTGCATAAACAAACAGGAAATCATCTTGATACAACCAATGGGTTGCCGGAGGCAAAATGGATTTTTGTAATGAGCACCTCAAAAAAACTCTATGCTGGCGAG AAGAAGAGAGGAATATTTCATCATTCCAGCTTTCTTGCTGGTGGGGCTACTTTAGCTGCTGGAAGACTAGGGGTAACGGATGGGATACTTAAG TCTATTTCAGCATATAGTGGGCATTATAGGCCAAATGATGATAGTCTTGACAGCCTTTTATCATTTCTCAAGGAAAATGGAGTTAACCTAGATGAGGTTAAG ATAAGAAAGGTAAAAGAAGACGATGAGAGCAATGTAGAGGGACAGTCATATGAGAGTCACTCTGTGTCTGAACTTTCAACTGTATCATATTCCCCTCTTCAAGTTGATGATCCGATGGAAGAGGAAAAGGACCTTTCCTCGGAATTAATGAGAAGTCCGCGAGCTCAAGAGACAAGTAGCTATAAGAGAACACTCTCGGGTGGTCTTGAGAGCCCAAGAGCAGAGGTGCCAACGACTGCAATACTGCAAAGGATCAACTCAAAGAAGTCTGCAAAGTCGTATCAACTGGGTCATCAACTCTCCCTGGCATGGTCAACGGGTGCTGGTCCAAGAATTGGCTGCATTGCTGACTACCCTGCTGAACTAAGGCAGCAGGCCTTGGAACTGACTAACCTCTCACCTAGACCTTGTTCTGCATCATCAACTCCAAGGCCGATTGATGATATTGTATCACCTACTTGTCCTTCACCAGTTCTTTGCAATGGTGATGTAACACGCACCTGA